A stretch of DNA from Salvelinus fontinalis isolate EN_2023a chromosome 17, ASM2944872v1, whole genome shotgun sequence:
atacttgcatactattgtttgtacagatgaacgtggtaccttcaggcatttggaaattgctcccaagaatataccagacttgtggaggtctaaaaaaaaaaaaaatctgaggtcttggctgatttctttggattttcccatgatgtcaagcagaggcactgagtttgaaggtatgccttgaaattcatccatgggtacacctccaattgactcaaatgatgtcaattagcctaacagaaacttctaaagccatgacatcatcttctggaattttccaagctgtttaaagacacagtcaacttaatgtatgtaaacttctgacccactggaattgtaatacagtgaattataagtgaaatagtctgtctgtaaacaattgttggaaaaataacttgtgtcatgcacaaagtagatgtcctaacagacttgccaaaactataacttgctaacaagaaatttgtggagtggttgaaaaatttgttttaatgactccaactgtaTGCATGAATGCatgtgcatacatacatacagttggagtcattaaaactcatttttcaaccacttcacaaatttcttgttaaactatagttttgtagcatacatacatacatacatacatacatacatacatacatacatacatacatacatacatacatacatacatacatacatgattGTAGAGAAGTGGgtcctgtccagaaacaaccacTCTTCCCTTGGTGATATTTCACCACATGCTTATACCTAAGCATACCTCTTCACATTGCCTAATCTCAAATCGACCCCTAGATCCTACACCACATGCACTTGTGGAGATCAGAGAAGATTTGACTGGTATGGTGAAACTTCCACCTAGCAAGCCTATCAGAGGGCAAGATGGAGCTATTACCATATTACTTACACCTGTctaatcctctcagatctccacaaatgcatagggtctaggggtccatttGGGATTGTGGCTCTGTTTGGCCAGAGATTCACAGACGGTCTATCACTACTCCCAGCTGAAGTCGTCTTCCCCTCCAAACACCAGGAAGAAGCCAAGGATGGTGAGGAAGATGAAAACGTTGCCGGCCATCACCAGGCCACAGGCCCCCAACTGGATCTGCAAGAGAACAGGATAATGTTCAttgggcaccaaacagaagaaaacaaacTGAAACAGGGATGTACTACATGGACTTGTCAAATAAGAAAGGTTCATTTTCATTCTCCGTTGCAAAACATTTGAAAATGTTTTCTGTCTTGTGACATGAACACAACCTAGATAGGACACAACTAGCGAAAGTTGTAAACTTAAACTGACCCTGAACCAGTTATTCATGGCATAAAGCAACTAAACCCAACACATGACAGTCATTGGCCATTGACAATATCAGGACTCACTACTGCACCCCGGGCCATTATGATGGGAAGCGCGAACGCAGATACCACAATTCCCGTAGTGAGGAAGTATGCCAGCTCTCTGCATGCGTTGCTGGCCACATCACTGTCATCACTGAGCCTTCTGGATATAAAGGTGGGGATAGGAGAGAGTATGTAGAAGAAAAGGATGAAGAGGGGCCAGTACACCCTGTGAAAACAAATCAGTTGTGttaacattcatctagtttattTGTCACAGATTCAGAACATAGCAAACGCCATCAGTGTAACACCTTTTGTGGGTCTCGAATCCAGGTCACCCAGCCCCCATGCAAACCCACTAACCACTGCTCCAATAGGGTTAACCACCCTGGCGAAAAACATGACACTAATATAGGCATTGCATCGCAGTTAGTTATATAGTTAACTTCCACATGTTGTCCAATTTAGCAAGAGTGTCTCACAGATTTCAGAGGTAGGGGGCAAATACGTACCCATATTGCTCCAAGGCACAGCTCAACAGGAGGAATGTCAAGCCAATGGCTCCACTGAAGGACAACCCAACCAGCGCTATAGGATGACAAAAACAGAAATGTTGAGGTAGTTATAACTTTAGAGACAGGGTACTTAGCAAGATAGAGTAGTAGACTATTGAGTGGAATCTAAGGAGCCAAATGCCCCATCCAGGGCAAGGGAGTTAAGTAGGCTATTTCAAATACTCAGGGTTATGACATATGCAACTTATAACAGTGTATTATACTAATAATACGGTTCTGCCATCATGAAAGTAAATAAAAAGACAAATGTTACGGACACAATTAAGTTACATTATCTTATCTTTGGTAGTCCCTCAAGCAAGAGTTGGTTGACAGTTTTCAATGTGGATTGGCTTCCACCCCCCTCTATTGTGAAATTATCAATGTTAGGAAATTCACAAGTCATTTGTATGCTTTTGTTATTTTCAATACTGGACAAATAAACATGCATGCAGtgctgtaaagtacttaagtaaaaatactttaaagtactacttaagtaattttttggagtatctgtactttactatttatattttgacaacttttacttcactaaattcctaaagaaaatgatgtactttttactacgTAAAtcttccctgacacccaaaagtactcttcACATTTTTTATGCTTAGCAGGAcataaaaattgtcaaattcacgcactaatcaagagaacatccctggccatccctactgcctctgatctggcggacgcacggactcacgaaacacaaatgcttaatttgtaaatgatgtgttggagtgtgcccctggatacccgtaaataaaaatatttgcttaatataaggaatttgaaacgatgtatacttttacttttgatacttaagtatatgtgAGCCATTACAAATACTTTTGACACTTaactatatttaaaaccaaataattttaGACTTTTACATAAGTAGTaattactgggtgactttcacttttacttgagtcattttctgttaaggtatctttacttttactcaagtatgacaattgagtacattttccaccactgagtGCACGGTCAATGTATCACCACAAACCAAACGTGATATGTGACAGTAACGAGTGGTCGTACGTTGACTCGATACAGACAATGTTACACTTGACTTACCAGTGGCGGGAAAACATTTTATGGAAACAAGTTAAAGAGTTTTGTAGAGCAAgtacatatttatttttttacctttaataCCCGCCATTGTCTTAAACGTCTTAAATTGTCTGTCCGTTCCTCTTCTTTGTGCTTTGTTTGTTGTGTTGACATTCGAGACTGACTTCCTATTTCCTCCTTTGAACTTTTTCTTTGCTTCAAATGACTTTCTTAAAGGAGCTGTTTCCGATACCGACGCGTGCGCAACAATGGGGCAATTCAGACACGGTTGGCTTATATTATTGACAACGTGTAAACTATATTTCGTCTCctaatgtttattgaaaacaaaaaataaattTACACAATGAacacttgtctctcaaatacatcgttacagtGTTGGTTAGTTAGCTAGTGAGTTTTCtccatattagcattgacatgaaatcagtcaaaacaagacatgttatgaagaacaagataaaactagCTGGAACGAGCCACCTACGATGCCCCACATGCTTCATTGTAGCTAGCTTTGTGGCCACTCAGAATTATAACAAAGCATGGCTTtccggtgttgtgccgaaaatctcTCCCCTGCCAGAATTCTCCCCCCTTCCTgttcttcattgctgcgacttgcttgctagttCAGATTTATGCTCTTTGCTCCTTTGTCAGTTTAGCCTACATTACTACATTTGCCCATGTCGCCAGTACCCAAATCCGCTACTGATTTtttgtattagtctataaataaatctctgccaaaattcgtcatctctcccatgtcttattcgactagtatttttgaaagtgtaagGATAATAATTCAGTCATAGTTGTTCTGAAATATGTATTGCTTGCCAACAATGGTTAATTCTGGGGTGCGTTCAGTTCGCTTGAACGCTTTCTACTTTGTGGAACGGTTTGTACTGTACTACATCAACATGTTATTTTACGTTCTTGAACAGATTTTTAGATACGCTTGTTCCGGTTGGTTTGGTGCGTGTGGCGTGGTGTGGCATGAAGCAATGACTGACGTCTTTAAAAGTGAGTGGCCATGTTGACAGTGTCCCTCAACCCAACACCTCCCCGTTTTTTAACTGACTGTTCAGTACAGCCCCGTTTCCGTACAGTTGAAAGTTCCAGAACGTAAAAACGTGCTGTTGTTTCCACTTTATTGATTTACTAAATAACCAATAGACGACTACATGGGCGTGGATTCGCGACAGCGTTTACGGGAATTGACAAGACGCTTGCTTGGAAGAGCCATCGCCGAGATTTAGCAACTTCATTGTACAGGATTTAAAACCCTTATCAATGATACGTGCTCAAAAACATCAtcataatatgataatataagtAGCCTACATTGATATTTGGCCGTTCATGAAAGagaaagttatttttttcagacATTCGTGGACGGCATAAAGTCATAGACATAGGTGAGTTTCATAATGAGGCGTTTCATCATAGGTTATTGTCACTGGTCTACTGTAAGCACTGTAATACTGTAAGTAAGTAGTTTATATTCAGATTTCCCTTAATTCACATACTTAGAGTGTAACATTCTGCTCTTTGAA
This window harbors:
- the LOC129814413 gene encoding leptin receptor gene-related protein-like, producing MAGIKALVGLSFSGAIGLTFLLLSCALEQYGVYWPLFILFFYILSPIPTFISRRLSDDSDVASNACRELAYFLTTGIVVSAFALPIIMARGAVIQLGACGLVMAGNVFIFLTILGFFLVFGGEDDFSWE